Proteins encoded by one window of Pseudomonas sp. PSKL.D1:
- a CDS encoding TfoX/Sxy family protein, which translates to MNDELQHLKNLGKTSAQWLHAAGIHSASDLRRLGAVGAYQAVKTRGFRASKVLLYAIEGALLDMHWNDLPAERKEALNQQLDAKSLAQKNSK; encoded by the coding sequence ATGAACGATGAATTGCAGCATCTGAAGAATCTTGGCAAAACCTCTGCGCAGTGGTTACACGCGGCAGGCATCCACAGCGCGTCGGATTTGCGTCGCCTCGGTGCGGTGGGTGCCTATCAAGCGGTTAAAACGCGAGGGTTCCGAGCCTCCAAAGTGCTGTTGTACGCCATTGAAGGCGCATTGCTGGACATGCATTGGAACGATCTGCCCGCTGAGCGCAAGGAGGCCCTCAACCAGCAACTCGATGCCAAAAGCCTTGCACAAAAAAATTCAAAATAA
- a CDS encoding bifunctional aminoglycoside phosphotransferase/ATP-binding protein has product MSQALITALQNPALYPHPVDGFQLIETHISWVLLTGEYAYKVKKPMNFGFLDFTALDQRQHFCNEELRLNQRLTDGLYLDVLPITGSAEAPQVGGEGEAIEYVLKMRQFPQGQMLNTLQANGELNAGHIDQMARQVAEFHLQTPKVGADKPYGSPESVMAPVEQNFEQIRPFLTDKADLQQLDNLQAWAQSSFERLKDVFAQRKRDGFTRECHGDIHLGNATLIDGKVVIFDCIEFNEPFRMTDVWADTGFLAMDLEDRGLKCLARRFISQYLELTGDYQGLEVLNFYKAYRALVRAKVALFSMPANADGVQRATTLRTYRNYANLAESYSAIPSRLLAITHGVSAVGKSHVAMRLVEALGAVRVRSDVERKRLFGEQNPIDAGRQNAGIYDQDASLKTYQHLHALAATILRAGFPVVLDATYLKREQREAAAAVASETGVPFLILDCHAPEAVIASWLEQRQAENTDPSDATLDVVKAQQASREPLDAQELAQSTQVDTQTASSMDQVIDQIRKRFPEL; this is encoded by the coding sequence GTGAGCCAAGCTCTGATCACCGCATTGCAGAACCCTGCCCTCTACCCTCATCCCGTGGACGGGTTCCAGCTCATCGAGACGCATATCTCCTGGGTATTGCTCACTGGCGAGTACGCCTACAAGGTCAAGAAGCCCATGAACTTCGGCTTTCTCGACTTCACCGCACTGGATCAGCGCCAGCATTTCTGTAACGAGGAATTGCGCCTGAATCAGCGCCTGACAGACGGTCTGTATCTGGATGTGTTACCGATCACCGGCAGTGCTGAAGCCCCACAAGTCGGCGGTGAAGGCGAGGCAATCGAGTATGTGCTGAAAATGCGCCAGTTCCCTCAAGGCCAGATGCTCAATACGCTGCAGGCTAACGGAGAACTGAATGCTGGCCACATTGACCAGATGGCCAGGCAAGTCGCCGAGTTTCACCTGCAAACGCCCAAAGTAGGTGCCGACAAGCCCTACGGTTCACCGGAAAGCGTCATGGCACCGGTTGAGCAGAACTTTGAGCAGATCCGCCCGTTCCTCACCGACAAGGCCGACCTGCAACAGCTGGATAACCTGCAAGCTTGGGCGCAAAGCAGCTTTGAGCGCCTCAAGGATGTGTTCGCACAGCGCAAGCGCGACGGTTTCACCCGCGAATGCCACGGTGATATCCACCTGGGTAACGCGACCCTGATCGACGGCAAGGTCGTGATTTTCGACTGCATCGAGTTCAACGAACCGTTCCGCATGACCGACGTCTGGGCCGACACCGGCTTCCTTGCCATGGACCTGGAAGACCGCGGCCTGAAGTGCCTGGCTCGGCGCTTCATCAGCCAATACCTTGAACTGACCGGGGATTACCAAGGGCTTGAAGTGCTGAACTTCTACAAGGCTTACCGCGCCCTGGTTCGCGCCAAGGTCGCCCTGTTCAGCATGCCTGCCAATGCAGACGGTGTGCAGCGCGCTACTACCCTGCGCACCTACCGCAACTATGCCAACCTGGCAGAGAGCTACAGCGCCATCCCGTCACGCCTGTTGGCGATCACCCATGGCGTGTCGGCTGTTGGCAAGAGCCACGTGGCCATGCGCCTGGTTGAAGCGCTAGGCGCTGTGCGTGTGCGCTCTGACGTGGAGCGCAAGCGGCTGTTCGGGGAGCAGAATCCAATCGACGCCGGGCGGCAGAATGCTGGCATCTATGACCAGGATGCCAGCCTGAAAACCTATCAACACCTGCATGCGCTGGCAGCCACAATCCTGCGTGCCGGCTTCCCGGTGGTGCTGGACGCCACCTATCTGAAGCGCGAACAGCGTGAAGCTGCAGCTGCCGTGGCGAGCGAGACAGGCGTACCGTTCCTGATCCTTGATTGCCATGCTCCTGAGGCGGTCATTGCCAGCTGGCTGGAACAGCGCCAGGCAGAAAATACCGACCCCTCGGATGCGACGCTGGATGTGGTCAAAGCACAGCAGGCCAGCCGTGAACCACTGGATGCGCAAGAATTGGCGCAGAGCACGCAGGTTGATACCCAAACCGCCAGTAGCATGGATCAGGTGATCGACCAGATTCGCAAGCGGTTCCCGGAACTGTAA
- the mrcB gene encoding penicillin-binding protein 1B encodes MTRTRNSRTPQKRPTGRSRAWLGWALKLSLVGLVIVAGFAVYLDAVVQEKFSGKRWTIPAKVYARPLELFTGQKLSKNDFLTELDALGYRRESAANGPGAAAVNGNTVDLNTRGFQFYEGMEPAQFVRVRFSGDYVAGLSGANGGKLDVVRLEPLMIGGIYPKNLEDRILIKIDQVPPYLLETLVATEDRDFYSHFGVSPKSIARAMWVNTSSGSMRQGGSTLTQQLVKNFYLTSERSLSRKLTEAMMAVLLEMHYDKREILEAYLNEVFVGQDGQRAVHGFGLASQFFFSQPLSELKLHQIALLVGMVKGPSYYNPRRYPERALARRNLVLDLVAEQGVASQEAVDAAKKMPLGVTKRGSLADSSFPAFLDLVKRQLRQDYRDEDLTEEGLRIFTSFDPILQMKAETSMAETFKRLAGRKGADEVESAMVVTNPETGEVQALIGSRQSGFAGFNRAIDAVRPIGSLVKPAVYLTALEQPSKYTLTSWVQDEPFSVKGKDGQVWRPQNYDRRPHGTIYLYQGLANSYNLSTAKIGLEVGVPNVIKTIGRLGVNVDWPAYPAMLLGAGGMSPMQVATMYQTIANGGFNTPMRGIRSVLTAEGEPLKRYPFQIQQTFDPGSIYLVQNAMQRVMREGTGRSVYSVLPSSLTLAGKTGTSNDSRDSWFSGFSQDLLAVVWMGRDDNGKTPFTGATGALQVWTSFMKKADPLPLDMPQPDNVVQAWIDPYNGHGSDGSCPGAVQMPYIRGSEPAAGATCGGEQNPAEQVMDWVKGWMN; translated from the coding sequence ATGACTCGAACCCGAAATTCCCGTACCCCTCAGAAACGCCCGACCGGCCGCTCCCGCGCCTGGCTGGGCTGGGCTTTGAAGCTCAGCCTCGTCGGTTTGGTGATCGTTGCCGGCTTCGCGGTTTACCTCGATGCCGTTGTGCAGGAGAAGTTCTCCGGCAAGCGCTGGACCATCCCGGCCAAGGTGTATGCCCGGCCGCTGGAGCTGTTCACCGGTCAGAAACTGAGCAAGAACGACTTCCTCACCGAGCTGGACGCACTCGGCTACCGGCGCGAAAGCGCGGCCAATGGGCCTGGGGCAGCTGCAGTCAACGGTAATACCGTTGATCTGAACACCCGTGGCTTCCAGTTCTATGAAGGCATGGAGCCTGCGCAGTTCGTGCGTGTGCGCTTTTCCGGCGATTATGTCGCGGGCCTGTCGGGTGCCAACGGCGGTAAGCTCGATGTGGTGCGCCTTGAGCCGCTGATGATTGGCGGTATCTACCCCAAGAATCTCGAAGACCGCATCCTGATCAAGATCGACCAGGTGCCGCCGTACCTGCTCGAAACGCTGGTGGCGACGGAAGACCGCGATTTCTACAGCCACTTCGGTGTATCGCCCAAGTCCATCGCCCGTGCGATGTGGGTCAATACCTCGTCTGGCTCGATGCGCCAAGGTGGCAGTACGCTGACCCAGCAGTTGGTGAAGAACTTCTACCTCACCAGCGAGCGCAGCCTCAGCCGCAAGCTGACCGAAGCGATGATGGCCGTACTGCTGGAAATGCACTACGACAAGCGTGAAATCCTTGAGGCCTACCTCAACGAGGTGTTCGTCGGCCAAGACGGCCAGCGCGCCGTGCACGGCTTCGGCCTGGCCAGCCAGTTCTTCTTCAGCCAGCCGCTGTCGGAGCTCAAGCTGCACCAGATCGCCTTGTTGGTGGGCATGGTCAAGGGGCCGTCCTACTACAACCCGCGTCGTTATCCCGAGCGTGCGCTGGCACGCCGCAACCTGGTACTCGACCTGGTAGCGGAGCAGGGCGTCGCCAGCCAGGAAGCGGTGGATGCCGCGAAGAAAATGCCACTGGGTGTAACCAAGCGCGGCAGCCTGGCGGACAGCTCGTTCCCGGCTTTCCTCGACCTGGTAAAACGCCAGTTGCGCCAGGACTACCGTGACGAAGACTTGACTGAAGAAGGCCTGCGCATTTTCACCAGCTTCGACCCGATCCTGCAGATGAAAGCCGAAACCTCCATGGCCGAAACCTTCAAGCGCCTGGCTGGGCGCAAAGGGGCGGATGAGGTCGAGTCGGCGATGGTCGTGACCAACCCGGAAACCGGTGAAGTCCAGGCGCTGATCGGTAGCCGTCAGTCCGGTTTTGCCGGCTTCAACCGCGCCATCGACGCGGTGCGGCCGATCGGCTCGCTGGTCAAGCCGGCGGTCTACCTGACCGCATTGGAGCAGCCGAGCAAATACACCCTGACCAGTTGGGTGCAGGACGAACCGTTCTCGGTCAAAGGCAAGGATGGCCAGGTGTGGCGCCCGCAAAACTATGACCGCCGCCCGCACGGTACGATTTACCTGTACCAGGGGCTGGCCAACTCCTACAACCTGTCGACCGCCAAAATTGGGCTGGAAGTGGGTGTGCCCAATGTCATCAAGACTATCGGTCGCCTGGGCGTGAATGTCGACTGGCCAGCTTACCCGGCGATGCTGCTTGGCGCTGGTGGCATGTCGCCGATGCAGGTGGCAACCATGTACCAGACCATCGCCAACGGCGGCTTCAACACGCCGATGCGCGGTATTCGCAGTGTGTTGACGGCTGAAGGTGAGCCGCTCAAACGCTACCCGTTCCAGATCCAGCAAACCTTTGACCCGGGCTCGATCTACCTGGTGCAGAACGCCATGCAGCGTGTCATGCGCGAAGGTACTGGCCGGTCGGTCTACAGCGTGTTGCCAAGCTCACTGACCCTGGCGGGCAAGACCGGTACCAGTAACGACTCCCGCGACAGCTGGTTCTCTGGCTTCAGCCAGGACTTGTTGGCGGTGGTGTGGATGGGCCGTGACGACAACGGCAAGACGCCGTTCACTGGCGCCACCGGTGCGCTGCAGGTATGGACCAGCTTCATGAAGAAGGCCGACCCGCTACCGCTGGACATGCCGCAGCCAGACAATGTGGTGCAGGCCTGGATTGACCCCTACAACGGTCATGGATCCGACGGAAGCTGTCCGGGTGCCGTGCAGATGCCGTATATTCGCGGGAGCGAACCGGCTGCCGGGGCGACCTGTGGCGGTGAGCAAAACCCTGCCGAGCAGGTTATGGACTGGGTCAAGGGCTGGATGAATTAA
- a CDS encoding tetratricopeptide repeat protein gives MRCELNKWLFPAVTALAVLQGCSSVPRGNIPVVDSSTRVSNSERVTANRSAAGMSNGTAQAQSLPEDSGVTVMIPQGAGATGIQTFPAGSTAAPISSAPITPGPITGGPMTTNPNPIADEPFDIASMNSTPATNSAPTGIPRSTAAAGGLSADEQLDGPVLALLTTAQSQQGSGDFNGAASSLERAQRIAPREPQVLYRLAQVRLSQGDAAQAEQLARRALSYANGRPSLQAELWNTIAQAREKQGDSAGAALARQKAQVSS, from the coding sequence ATGAGGTGTGAATTGAACAAGTGGCTGTTTCCTGCCGTGACGGCGCTGGCTGTGCTCCAGGGCTGCTCCAGCGTTCCGCGTGGCAACATCCCGGTTGTGGACTCGAGCACTCGCGTATCCAACAGCGAGCGCGTCACCGCCAACCGTTCTGCGGCTGGCATGAGCAACGGCACTGCCCAGGCACAATCGCTGCCTGAAGATTCCGGCGTGACCGTAATGATCCCGCAGGGTGCAGGCGCCACCGGGATCCAGACATTCCCGGCGGGCAGCACAGCAGCGCCGATCAGCAGCGCGCCGATCACGCCCGGGCCGATCACTGGCGGCCCGATGACCACCAACCCGAACCCGATTGCCGATGAACCCTTCGACATCGCATCGATGAATAGTACGCCGGCAACCAACAGCGCGCCCACCGGCATACCGCGTAGCACTGCAGCAGCAGGTGGCCTTTCTGCCGACGAGCAACTCGATGGCCCGGTGCTGGCGCTGTTGACCACTGCTCAGTCGCAGCAGGGCAGCGGTGATTTCAACGGCGCAGCCTCCAGCCTGGAGCGTGCCCAGCGCATTGCCCCACGCGAGCCGCAGGTGCTGTACCGCCTGGCGCAGGTTCGACTGTCACAAGGTGACGCGGCGCAAGCCGAGCAGTTGGCTCGCCGGGCGCTGAGTTACGCCAACGGCCGCCCAAGCCTTCAGGCTGAGCTGTGGAACACCATCGCCCAGGCTCGCGAAAAGCAGGGGGACAGCGCGGGTGCAGCACTTGCGCGGCAAAAAGCGCAGGTCAGCTCGTAA
- a CDS encoding YqcC family protein: MIEQRILDIADHLLLIENELKVQGWWDDEPPSDEALASTVPFAVDTMSFEQWLQWIFLPRMKIIIELGHPLPNASGILVMAESVFTDRPEESRELRRLLAAFDQLIAPSA, translated from the coding sequence ATGATTGAGCAACGCATTCTCGACATCGCAGACCACCTGCTGCTTATCGAAAACGAGCTTAAGGTGCAGGGCTGGTGGGATGATGAACCTCCCAGCGATGAGGCGCTGGCCAGTACCGTGCCTTTCGCCGTCGACACCATGAGCTTCGAGCAGTGGCTGCAATGGATCTTCCTGCCCCGCATGAAAATCATTATCGAATTGGGCCACCCGCTTCCAAATGCCTCCGGCATCCTGGTAATGGCGGAAAGCGTGTTTACCGATCGTCCGGAAGAAAGTCGCGAGCTCCGCCGACTATTGGCAGCATTCGACCAATTGATAGCGCCATCCGCCTGA
- a CDS encoding acetolactate synthase 3 large subunit, whose amino-acid sequence MELLSGAEMVVRFLRDEGVKHIYGYPGGALLHVYDALFKEPEVEHILVRHEQAATHMADGYARATGKAGVVLVTSGPGATNAITGIATAYMDSIPMVILSGQVPSTMVGTDAFQETDMIGISRPIVKHSFMIKHATEIPEVLKKAFYLAQSGRPGPVVVDIPKDMTNPADKFEYVYPKKVKLRSYSPAVRGHSGQIRKAAEMLLAAKRPIIYAGGGVILGGGSEALTEIAKSLNLPVTNTLMGLGGFPGTDRQFLGMLGMHGSFTANMAMHNADVIFAVGARFDDRVVNGPAKFCPNAKIIHVDIDPASISKMIKADVPIVGPVDSVLSEMLTILKEIGEQPDKAALATWWKQIDEWRGDGELFPYDKGDGNVIKPQKVIETLCEVTNGDAFVTSDVGQHQMFAAQYYRFNKPNRWINSGGLGTMGFGFPAAMGIKLNFPDQDVACVTGEGSIQMNIQELSTCMQYGLPVKIVNLNNGVLGMVRQWQDMAYNGRHSHSYVESLPDFIKLAEAYGHVGIRITSLKDLKPKLEEAFAMKDRLVFIDIAVDRSEHVYPMQIKDGSMRDMWLSKTERT is encoded by the coding sequence GTGGAGCTTTTATCTGGCGCTGAGATGGTCGTCCGCTTCTTGCGTGACGAAGGCGTTAAGCACATCTACGGGTACCCTGGTGGTGCTCTCCTGCATGTTTATGACGCGCTGTTCAAAGAACCGGAAGTGGAACACATCCTGGTTCGTCACGAGCAGGCGGCAACCCATATGGCAGACGGCTACGCCCGCGCCACCGGCAAAGCCGGTGTGGTGCTGGTAACCTCCGGCCCGGGTGCGACCAATGCCATTACCGGCATTGCCACTGCCTATATGGACTCGATTCCGATGGTCATCCTTTCCGGCCAGGTGCCTAGCACCATGGTAGGTACCGATGCCTTCCAGGAAACCGACATGATCGGTATTTCGCGGCCGATCGTGAAGCACAGCTTCATGATCAAACATGCCACCGAGATCCCGGAAGTTCTGAAAAAAGCCTTCTACCTGGCGCAATCCGGCCGTCCAGGCCCGGTCGTGGTCGACATTCCAAAAGATATGACCAACCCGGCCGACAAGTTCGAATACGTTTACCCGAAGAAGGTCAAGCTGCGCTCCTACAGCCCTGCGGTACGCGGCCATTCCGGCCAGATCCGCAAGGCCGCCGAAATGCTGCTCGCGGCCAAGCGCCCGATCATCTACGCCGGTGGTGGGGTGATTCTGGGTGGCGGCTCCGAAGCGCTGACCGAAATCGCCAAGTCGCTGAACCTGCCAGTTACCAACACCCTCATGGGTTTGGGCGGCTTCCCGGGTACTGATCGCCAGTTCCTCGGCATGCTGGGCATGCACGGCAGCTTCACTGCCAACATGGCCATGCACAATGCCGATGTGATCTTCGCTGTCGGTGCGCGTTTCGACGACCGCGTGGTCAATGGGCCAGCCAAGTTCTGCCCGAACGCCAAGATCATCCATGTCGACATCGATCCTGCTTCGATCTCGAAAATGATCAAGGCCGACGTGCCGATTGTTGGCCCGGTCGACAGCGTGCTCAGCGAAATGCTCACCATCCTCAAGGAAATTGGCGAGCAGCCAGACAAGGCCGCGCTGGCCACCTGGTGGAAGCAGATCGACGAATGGCGTGGCGACGGTGAACTGTTCCCTTACGACAAGGGCGACGGCAACGTCATCAAACCGCAGAAGGTCATCGAAACCCTGTGCGAAGTGACCAATGGCGATGCTTTCGTCACCTCGGACGTTGGCCAGCACCAGATGTTCGCGGCGCAGTACTACCGCTTCAACAAGCCTAACCGCTGGATCAACTCCGGCGGCCTGGGCACCATGGGCTTCGGCTTCCCGGCGGCGATGGGCATCAAGCTCAACTTCCCGGATCAGGACGTGGCTTGTGTGACTGGCGAAGGCAGCATCCAGATGAACATCCAGGAGCTGTCCACCTGCATGCAATACGGCCTGCCGGTGAAAATCGTCAACCTGAACAACGGTGTATTGGGCATGGTGCGTCAGTGGCAGGACATGGCCTACAACGGCCGTCACTCCCACTCCTACGTCGAGTCGCTGCCTGACTTCATCAAGCTGGCCGAGGCCTATGGCCATGTGGGCATCCGCATCACCAGCCTGAAGGACCTCAAGCCGAAGCTGGAAGAAGCCTTTGCGATGAAAGACCGCCTGGTATTCATCGACATCGCGGTTGACCGCAGCGAGCACGTCTATCCGATGCAGATCAAGGATGGCTCGATGCGTGACATGTGGCTGAGCAAGACGGAGCGTACCTGA
- the ilvN gene encoding acetolactate synthase small subunit translates to MRHIISLLLENEPGALSRVVGLFSQRNYNIESLTVAPTEDPTLSRLTLTTVGHDEVIEQITKNLNKLVEVVKLVDLSESAHIERELMLVKVKATGAQRAEIKRTTDIFRGQIVDVTASVYTVQLSGTSDKLDSFIQAIGTASILETVRSGVTGIARGDKVLSI, encoded by the coding sequence ATGCGGCACATCATCTCCCTGCTGCTGGAAAACGAACCCGGTGCTCTGTCCCGTGTGGTCGGCCTGTTCTCCCAGCGCAACTACAACATTGAAAGCCTGACCGTGGCACCGACCGAAGACCCGACCCTGTCGCGTCTGACGCTGACCACCGTTGGCCATGACGAAGTGATCGAACAGATCACCAAAAACCTGAACAAGCTGGTGGAAGTAGTCAAGCTTGTCGACCTGTCGGAAAGCGCCCACATCGAGCGCGAACTGATGCTGGTCAAGGTCAAGGCCACCGGTGCCCAGCGCGCCGAAATCAAGCGCACCACGGATATTTTCCGTGGCCAGATCGTCGATGTGACTGCCAGTGTGTACACCGTGCAACTGAGCGGCACCAGCGACAAACTGGACAGCTTCATTCAGGCCATCGGCACCGCGTCGATTCTCGAAACCGTGCGCAGCGGCGTTACCGGCATTGCCCGTGGCGACAAAGTGCTCAGCATCTAA
- the ilvC gene encoding ketol-acid reductoisomerase: MKVFYDKDCDLSIIQGKKVAIIGYGSQGHAQACNLKDSGVDVTVGLRKGSATVAKAEAHGLKVADVATAVAAADLVMILTPDEFQGALYKNEIEPNIKKGATLAFSHGFSIHYNQVVPRADLDVIMIAPKAPGHTVRSEFVKGGGIPDLIAIYQDASGNAKNVALSYASGVGGGRTGIIETTFKDETETDLFGEQAVLCGGTVELVKAGFETLVEAGYAPEMAYFECLHELKLIVDLMYEGGIANMNYSISNNAEYGEYVTGPEVINEESRKAMRNALKRIQDGEYAKMFISEGATNYPSMTAKRRNNAAHGIEIIGEQLRSMMPWISANKIVDKTKN; this comes from the coding sequence ATGAAAGTTTTCTACGATAAAGACTGCGACCTTTCCATCATTCAGGGTAAGAAAGTCGCCATCATCGGCTACGGTTCTCAGGGCCACGCTCAGGCGTGCAACCTGAAAGACTCCGGTGTAGACGTTACCGTCGGTCTGCGTAAAGGTTCGGCTACTGTTGCCAAGGCAGAAGCCCACGGCCTGAAAGTTGCCGACGTTGCCACCGCTGTCGCTGCGGCTGACCTGGTGATGATCCTGACCCCGGACGAGTTCCAGGGCGCGCTGTACAAGAACGAAATCGAGCCGAACATCAAGAAGGGCGCCACCCTGGCCTTCTCCCACGGCTTCTCGATCCACTACAACCAGGTTGTTCCGCGTGCCGACCTCGACGTGATCATGATCGCGCCGAAAGCTCCGGGCCACACCGTGCGTTCCGAGTTCGTAAAAGGCGGCGGTATCCCTGACCTGATCGCTATCTACCAAGATGCCTCGGGCAACGCCAAGAACGTCGCTCTGTCCTACGCTTCGGGCGTTGGTGGCGGCCGTACCGGCATCATCGAAACCACCTTCAAGGACGAGACCGAAACCGACCTGTTCGGTGAGCAGGCTGTTCTGTGCGGCGGTACCGTTGAGCTGGTCAAAGCCGGTTTCGAAACCCTGGTTGAAGCTGGCTACGCGCCGGAAATGGCCTACTTCGAGTGCCTGCACGAACTGAAACTGATCGTTGACCTCATGTACGAAGGCGGTATCGCCAACATGAACTACTCGATCTCCAACAACGCTGAGTACGGTGAATACGTCACCGGCCCGGAAGTCATCAACGAAGAATCCCGCAAGGCCATGCGCAACGCTCTGAAGCGCATCCAGGACGGCGAATACGCGAAGATGTTCATCTCCGAAGGCGCCACCAACTACCCATCGATGACCGCCAAGCGTCGTAACAACGCTGCTCACGGCATCGAAATCATCGGCGAGCAACTGCGCTCGATGATGCCTTGGATCTCGGCAAACAAAATCGTCGACAAGACCAAGAACTAA
- the pssA gene encoding CDP-diacylglycerol--serine O-phosphatidyltransferase has translation MSERPEEPNKPSDAESLLPVDEHVEEGHDAEGRKVRHRGVYLLPNLFTTANLFAGFYSIISSMSALSAGSPSEASKYFALSAIAIFIAMVLDGLDGRVARMTNTQSAFGAEYDSLSDMVAFGVAPALLAFGWALGDMGKVGWMVAFIYVAGAALRLARFNTQVGTADKRYFIGLASPAAAGVVAGTVWAFSDIGIQGSKLSFLVALLVAAAGMLMVSNIKYNSFKELDLKGRVPFVAILAVVLVFAVVFSDPPRILLLIFLAYAASGPIQYLLRMRRRKA, from the coding sequence ATGAGCGAACGTCCCGAAGAGCCGAACAAGCCCTCCGACGCCGAAAGCCTGCTACCTGTCGATGAGCACGTTGAAGAAGGGCATGACGCCGAAGGGCGCAAGGTGCGCCACCGCGGCGTTTATCTGCTGCCCAACTTGTTCACCACCGCCAACCTGTTTGCCGGTTTCTATTCCATCATCAGCTCGATGAGCGCCCTTAGCGCCGGCTCGCCGAGTGAGGCAAGCAAGTACTTTGCGCTTTCTGCCATCGCCATTTTCATTGCCATGGTGCTGGACGGCCTTGATGGCCGCGTGGCACGCATGACAAACACCCAGAGTGCCTTCGGCGCAGAATATGACTCGCTGTCAGACATGGTTGCCTTTGGTGTTGCCCCGGCGTTGCTGGCCTTCGGCTGGGCGCTGGGTGACATGGGCAAGGTCGGCTGGATGGTCGCCTTCATCTATGTAGCGGGTGCTGCTCTGCGTTTGGCGCGCTTCAACACCCAGGTCGGCACTGCCGACAAGCGCTATTTCATCGGCCTGGCCAGCCCGGCCGCTGCTGGCGTGGTTGCGGGTACGGTGTGGGCATTCAGCGACATCGGCATACAGGGCTCCAAATTGTCCTTCCTGGTGGCTTTGCTGGTGGCTGCGGCAGGCATGCTGATGGTCAGCAACATCAAGTACAACAGCTTCAAGGAGCTGGACCTTAAAGGCCGTGTGCCCTTCGTCGCGATCCTGGCGGTGGTTTTGGTGTTTGCCGTGGTGTTCAGCGACCCGCCACGCATTCTGCTGCTGATCTTCCTTGCCTACGCGGCTTCGGGGCCGATCCAGTACCTGTTGCGTATGCGTCGTCGTAAAGCGTGA
- the msrP gene encoding protein-methionine-sulfoxide reductase catalytic subunit MsrP — protein sequence MLIKLPRSSECKASEITPEGIYLSRRNLLGASLVGLAVGALPRLGHAGEASRYADVEAGNAAPWFSEKLAGTQWQAVTVRDEAITPFKDATHYNNFYEFGPDKGDPAANAGSLKTEPWTVVVDGEVGKPGRYALEEFVKPYGLEERIYRLRCVEAWSMVIPWLGFPLAQVLKHVEPTSKARYVRFETLQDPQHMPGQRSGFALIDWPYIEGLRIDEAMNPLAILAVGMYGRELPNQNGAPLRLVVPWKYGFKSIKSIVRISLVEEQPRTTWESIAPDEYGFYANVNPEVDHPRWTQARERRLPSGLFSPNVRQTQMFNGYAEEVASLYAGLDLRKNY from the coding sequence ATGCTCATCAAGCTACCCAGGTCATCCGAGTGCAAGGCATCGGAGATCACCCCTGAAGGCATTTATCTTTCTCGACGGAATCTGCTGGGCGCCTCCCTGGTAGGGCTGGCTGTGGGTGCGTTGCCGCGCCTGGGGCATGCTGGCGAGGCGTCGCGCTACGCCGATGTTGAGGCAGGTAACGCCGCGCCATGGTTCAGCGAAAAGCTGGCGGGTACCCAGTGGCAGGCAGTCACAGTGAGGGATGAGGCAATCACGCCATTCAAGGATGCAACCCACTACAACAACTTTTACGAGTTTGGCCCGGACAAGGGCGACCCGGCCGCCAATGCGGGTAGCTTGAAAACCGAGCCATGGACGGTGGTGGTGGATGGAGAGGTGGGCAAGCCGGGGCGCTATGCGCTGGAGGAATTCGTCAAACCCTATGGCCTTGAAGAGCGCATCTACCGGCTGCGTTGTGTGGAGGCCTGGTCAATGGTCATACCTTGGTTGGGTTTTCCGCTGGCGCAGGTGCTCAAGCATGTTGAGCCCACTTCGAAGGCGCGCTATGTCCGCTTCGAGACGCTGCAGGATCCACAGCACATGCCGGGCCAGCGCTCGGGTTTTGCCCTGATCGACTGGCCTTATATAGAGGGGCTGCGCATTGACGAGGCGATGAATCCGCTGGCGATTCTGGCGGTCGGCATGTACGGGCGGGAGTTACCCAATCAGAATGGCGCGCCGCTGCGGTTGGTGGTGCCCTGGAAGTATGGCTTCAAGAGTATCAAGTCGATCGTGCGCATCAGCCTGGTTGAGGAGCAGCCGCGCACTACCTGGGAAAGCATTGCACCGGACGAGTACGGTTTTTATGCCAACGTGAACCCGGAAGTGGATCACCCGCGTTGGACCCAGGCCCGGGAGCGTCGCCTGCCAAGTGGCCTGTTCAGCCCTAACGTGCGGCAGACGCAGATGTTCAATGGCTACGCTGAAGAGGTGGCATCACTTTATGCCGGGCTCGATCTGCGGAAGAACTACTGA